A stretch of Phragmites australis chromosome 12, lpPhrAust1.1, whole genome shotgun sequence DNA encodes these proteins:
- the LOC133886022 gene encoding adenine/guanine permease AZG2: MTKRAAPWHKLSEAEAAVNSAVAASRVGRYFKLDARKSSFTKELRAGAATFLTMAYIISVNAAILTDSGGPCTARDCTPVGTNSMASPGTECTVGSNPGYQQCLARTKSDLIVATAVAAMAGSFAMGVFANLPLALAPGMGANAYFAYNMVGFHGSGPITYSTALAVVMLEGIVFLVLSAVGLRSKLARMIPRNIRLASAVGIGLFLAFTGLQAHQGVGLIGASPSTLVTLTACSEVDPATGACLGGTMHSPTFWLGAVGFVITATCLARDVKGSMIYGILFVTVVSWIRGTSVTVFPDTPAGNAGFSYFKKVVDFHMIKSTAGKLSFGGFRHGNVWLALLTLLYVDILDTTGTMYSMAEYGGFTDDTGGFEGEYPAFLVDAGSTVLSAGLGSSTVTTYIESTAGIREGGRTGLTAITVSAFFLASLFFGPLLMSVPPWAVGPSLVLVGAMMMRVAKEIEWADMKEAVPAFVTMALMPLSFSIANGIIAGLGVYVALHWYDWARHGCLKVREVLDERRNQVAAAAAEVGPAQDVV; encoded by the coding sequence atgaCGAAGAGAGCTGCGCCATGGCACAAGCTATCGGAGGCCGAAGCTGCCGTGAACAGCGCCGTCGCGGCGAGCCGCGTGGGGAGGTACTTCAAGCTGGACGCCCGCAAGAGCTCCTTCACGAAGGAGCTACGCGCTGGCGCCGCGACGTTCCTCACCATGGCTTACATCATCTCCGTCAACGCCGCCATCCTGACGGACTCCGGCGGGCCGTGCACGGCGCGGGACTGCACCCCGGTGGGTACTAACTCGATGGCCTCGCCTGGGACGGAGTGCACGGTCGGGTCCAACCCGGGGTACCAGCAGTGCCTGGCGCGCACCAAGAGCGACCTGATCGTGGCTACGGCGGTGGCAGCCAtggccggctccttcgccatggGTGTGTTCGCCAACCTCCCGCTGGCGCTAGCCCCCGGCATGGGCGCCAACGCGTACTTCGCCTACAACATGGTCGGGTTCCACGGCTCCGGTCCAATCACCTACAGCACGGCGCTCGCCGTCGTGATGCTGGAGGGCATCGTGTTTCTCGTGCTGTCGGCCGTCGGCCTTCGGTCCAAGCTGGCGCGGATGATCCCGCGAAACATCCGGCTTGCCTCGGCGGTCGGCATTGGCTTGTTTTTGGCCTTCACCGGTCTCCAGGCGCACCAGGGCGTTGGGCTCATCGGCGCGAGCCCATCGACGCTGGTCACTCTAACCGCTTGCTCCGAGGTGGACCCGGCCACCGGCGCCTGCCTCGGTGGCACCATGCACAGCCCGACGTTCTGGCTCGGCGCCGTCGGCTTCGTCATCACGGCCACATGCCTTGCGAGGGACGTCAAGGGAAGCATGATCTATGGCATACTGTTCGTCACGGTGGTGTCGTGGATCAGAGGCACGAGCGTCACGGTGTTCCCGGACACGCCGGCGGGCAATGCCGGCTTCTCCTACTTCAAGAAAGTGGTGGACTTCCACATGATCAAGAGCACCGCCGGGAAGCTCAGCTTCGGCGGCTTCCGCCATGGCAACGTGTGGCTCGCCTTGCTGACGCTCCTCTACGTCGACATCCTCGACACTACGGGGACAATGTACTCCATGGCCGAGTACGGCGGGTTCACCGACGACACCGGCGGGTTCGAGGGCGAGTACCCTGCGTTCCTCGTCGACGCCGGATCTACGGTCCTCAGCGCCGGGCTCGGGAGCAGCACGGTGACGACCTACATCGAATCGACGGCGGGGATCAGAGAAGGCGGCCGAACGGGGCTAACCGCGATCACCGTGTCGGCGTTCTTCCTGGCGTCCCTGTTCTTCGGCCCGCTGCTGATGAGCGTGCCGCCGTGGGCCGTCGGGCCGTCGCTGGTGCTGGTGGGCGCCATGATGATGCGCGTGGCCAAGGAGATCGAGTGGGCCGACATGAAGGAGGCCGTCCCGGCGTTCGTGACCATGGCGCTGATGCCGTTGAGCTTCTCGATTGCCAATGGCATCATCGCCGGCCTGGGCGTGTACGTCGCGCTGCACTGGTACGACTGGGCGCGCCACGGCTGCCTCAAGGTGAGGGAGGTGCTGGACGAGCGGCGGAACCAGGTTGCCGCGGCAGCGGCCGAGGTCGGCCCGGCGCAGGACGTCGTCTGA